In one window of Paenarthrobacter nicotinovorans DNA:
- a CDS encoding aminoglycoside phosphotransferase family protein encodes MIPIPGALHARYNRDSAGRDWLASLPGLISGALDRWELSVDLAPAAEPWNGHGALVVPVRRHGAAPAALKIAFPHDEARAERHALALWEGRGAVRLLASDAASCSMLLERLDAIHGLQDVPMDQAVDSWGRIVRELSIQPGEGREWQAFDHIAATAERWSDELPAEWERLDRPFPRWLLEAALEVCQTRGAVGRRSGKDVLVHTDLHFMNILATTTDQQARGSYLAIDPQPQIGEAEFAVAPILWNRLSDLSWADPEAALRERCHDFSLAAGLDPGIAEQWSIAREVENALSYAAKPGHGGDLARSLWVASTMAGRTLDNLPRAHDLPDPGELES; translated from the coding sequence ATGATTCCTATTCCGGGCGCCCTGCACGCCCGCTATAACCGTGACTCAGCGGGCCGGGACTGGCTGGCCAGCCTGCCGGGTCTCATCTCCGGTGCCCTGGATCGCTGGGAACTCTCTGTGGACCTGGCGCCCGCCGCCGAGCCATGGAACGGCCACGGCGCGTTGGTGGTGCCCGTCCGCCGGCATGGTGCCGCGCCGGCCGCCCTGAAGATTGCCTTCCCGCACGACGAAGCACGGGCAGAACGGCACGCGCTGGCACTCTGGGAAGGGCGTGGGGCCGTCCGGCTCCTGGCTTCCGACGCCGCCAGCTGCTCCATGCTGTTGGAGCGGCTGGACGCCATCCATGGGCTTCAGGACGTGCCGATGGACCAGGCCGTGGACTCGTGGGGCCGCATCGTGCGGGAACTCTCCATACAGCCGGGCGAGGGACGTGAATGGCAGGCCTTCGACCATATCGCCGCGACCGCGGAGCGTTGGAGCGACGAGCTCCCCGCAGAGTGGGAACGCCTCGACCGCCCCTTCCCCCGGTGGCTGCTGGAGGCGGCCCTCGAGGTGTGCCAAACCCGCGGAGCCGTAGGCCGCCGTTCAGGTAAAGACGTGCTGGTCCACACGGATCTGCACTTCATGAACATCCTCGCCACCACCACAGACCAGCAGGCGCGTGGAAGCTACCTCGCCATTGATCCCCAACCTCAGATCGGCGAGGCCGAATTTGCCGTAGCACCGATCCTCTGGAACCGCCTTTCGGACCTTTCGTGGGCAGATCCTGAGGCAGCCCTTCGCGAGCGATGCCATGACTTCAGCCTCGCAGCCGGTCTCGACCCCGGGATTGCGGAGCAGTGGAGCATCGCCCGCGAAGTGGAAAACGCTTTGTCGTACGCAGCCAAACCCGGACACGGCGGTGACCTGGCACGGTCCCTCTGGGTGGCAAGCACCATGGCGGGCCGGACCCTGGACAACCTTCCCCGGGCACACGATCTTCCGGATCCGGGAGAACTCGAAAGCTGA
- a CDS encoding TetR/AcrR family transcriptional regulator, with product MSLPQLRRGRRSQEDHSREAILAAARGLFAEQGFDGTSLRQVARESGVDPAMVHHFFKGKDELFAASVELPADPAAVLSDVENADPQVRAEVIVRTVLELWEGPAQHAMVAFARGTIGSKAKTALMKEVVSRAVLPRIMGGLPGSAAEVRLRGNLVATQVVGLMLARYVIRLQPLASAPREEVVRLVAPNIQHYLTGNLDSPGK from the coding sequence ATGAGCCTCCCGCAGCTACGACGCGGCCGACGCAGTCAGGAAGATCACTCCAGGGAAGCCATACTGGCTGCCGCACGGGGGCTTTTCGCGGAGCAGGGGTTCGATGGAACAAGCCTGCGCCAGGTAGCCCGCGAATCCGGCGTGGATCCGGCCATGGTGCACCACTTCTTCAAGGGCAAAGACGAGCTGTTCGCAGCAAGCGTCGAATTGCCGGCAGACCCCGCGGCGGTCCTGTCCGACGTCGAAAACGCTGACCCCCAGGTGAGGGCTGAAGTCATTGTCCGCACCGTCCTGGAGCTCTGGGAAGGCCCGGCACAGCACGCCATGGTGGCCTTCGCCCGTGGAACCATCGGCTCCAAGGCCAAGACGGCGCTCATGAAGGAAGTGGTCAGCAGGGCGGTCCTGCCACGGATCATGGGGGGCTTGCCGGGCTCCGCCGCCGAAGTGCGGCTGCGCGGAAACCTGGTGGCTACCCAAGTGGTGGGCCTCATGCTGGCGCGATACGTGATCCGGCTACAGCCCCTGGCGTCCGCCCCACGCGAGGAAGTGGTCCGCTTGGTTGCCCCGAACATCCAGCACTACCTCACAGGCAACCTGGACTCCCCAGGTAAGTAG
- a CDS encoding VIT1/CCC1 transporter family protein — translation MASTETATTHENEPHRDDLAHRLNWLRAGVLGANDGIVSVAAIVVGVAGATTNTGSILAAGTAGLVGGAISMALGEYVSVSSQSDTQKALIEKERRELAEQPEDELNELAAIYESKGLSAKTARTVAEELTEHDALAAHLSAELNIHEDDIVSPWNAALASAVAFTLGAVLPMLAILLPPAEMRVPLTFVAVLVALAITGAIGAWIGGASRVRAAVRVVLGGALALAATFSIGTLLGASGVF, via the coding sequence ATGGCTTCAACGGAAACTGCCACCACCCATGAGAATGAACCGCACCGGGACGATCTGGCCCACCGGCTGAACTGGTTGCGGGCCGGGGTGCTGGGCGCCAATGACGGAATCGTGTCGGTCGCCGCGATCGTGGTGGGCGTGGCGGGTGCCACTACCAACACGGGCAGCATCCTGGCTGCCGGAACAGCGGGTTTGGTGGGTGGTGCAATCTCCATGGCCCTGGGCGAGTACGTTTCCGTCAGCAGCCAGAGCGACACCCAGAAGGCCCTGATCGAGAAGGAACGCCGGGAACTCGCCGAGCAACCCGAAGACGAACTTAACGAGCTCGCCGCGATCTACGAGTCCAAGGGGCTGAGCGCCAAGACGGCCAGGACTGTCGCCGAAGAACTGACCGAGCACGATGCTTTGGCTGCCCACCTGTCCGCCGAGCTGAACATTCACGAAGACGACATCGTGAGCCCATGGAATGCCGCTTTGGCCTCCGCTGTGGCGTTCACCTTGGGGGCAGTGCTCCCGATGCTGGCAATCCTCCTTCCGCCCGCGGAGATGCGCGTACCGCTGACGTTCGTTGCGGTGCTTGTGGCCTTGGCCATCACAGGAGCAATTGGGGCCTGGATCGGCGGGGCTTCCCGTGTCCGGGCTGCGGTCCGCGTAGTGCTGGGTGGAGCGCTCGCGCTGGCCGCTACGTTCTCCATCGGAACGCTCTTGGGCGCCAGCGGCGTTTTCTAG
- a CDS encoding GNAT family N-acetyltransferase, with product MLSRVAPWLASRNENGLGVRVLGGADTLALRALANEDAVANVFILAHLESTGTAAPTSGGASVFGVFDGDTLLGACWAGANLVPVQLEPGLAGYVANAAHQTGRRYASIFGPAETVLALYARFEQLGHVAHEVRAEQPLLSISGGPAIGANPALTFGSMVDFDRILPACAAMFEEEVGYSPFLGGQEFYSKRVAGLIRQGHSLVHIDTSGTVVFKAELGAVTRDVTQVQGVWMNPELRGRGQSAGYMAAVVNLSRTFAPVTSLYVNDYNTKARATYERVGFEQVGTFATVLF from the coding sequence ATGCTGTCAAGGGTAGCCCCGTGGTTAGCGTCTCGTAACGAGAACGGCTTGGGGGTCAGGGTGCTCGGCGGTGCCGACACCCTGGCTCTTCGCGCGCTCGCAAACGAAGACGCCGTAGCCAACGTCTTCATCCTTGCCCATCTGGAAAGTACCGGAACGGCGGCGCCTACCAGCGGCGGGGCCAGCGTTTTCGGAGTTTTCGACGGCGACACGCTCCTGGGTGCCTGCTGGGCCGGCGCCAATCTGGTTCCCGTGCAGCTGGAGCCCGGGCTGGCCGGCTACGTGGCCAACGCCGCCCACCAGACCGGACGCCGGTACGCTTCCATCTTCGGACCGGCCGAGACTGTGCTTGCGCTTTATGCCCGGTTCGAGCAGTTGGGCCATGTGGCCCATGAGGTCCGCGCCGAGCAGCCACTTCTCAGCATCTCCGGCGGCCCGGCCATCGGTGCCAATCCGGCCCTCACCTTTGGCTCAATGGTGGATTTCGACCGCATCCTTCCCGCCTGTGCTGCCATGTTTGAGGAAGAAGTGGGCTACTCTCCCTTCCTGGGAGGCCAGGAGTTCTACAGCAAGAGGGTGGCCGGCCTTATTCGGCAGGGCCATTCCCTGGTTCACATCGATACAAGCGGCACGGTGGTCTTCAAGGCCGAGCTGGGTGCCGTCACACGGGATGTCACCCAGGTGCAGGGCGTGTGGATGAATCCGGAACTGCGTGGCCGTGGCCAGAGCGCCGGGTACATGGCCGCCGTCGTCAACCTCTCAAGGACGTTCGCTCCGGTGACGAGCCTGTACGTCAACGACTACAACACCAAAGCCCGGGCCACCTACGAGCGCGTGGGATTTGAACAGGTTGGCACCTTCGCGACGGTCCTGTTTTAG
- a CDS encoding proline--tRNA ligase gives MVLRLSQLFLRTLREDPVDAEVASHKLLVRAGYIRRAAPGIYTWLPLGLSVLRKVEEIIRQEMSAIGAQEVHFPALLPREPYEATNRWTEYGEGLFRLQDRKGADYLLAPTHEEMFTLLVKDLYSSYKDLPLSLYQIQNKYRDEARPRAGLLRGREFIMKDSYSFDVDDAGLDASYAAHRAAYLKIFERLGLEVIPVAATAGAMGGSKSEEFLFPTEIGEDTFVRSAGGYYANVEAVTTVVPADIDFTNAPAAEVLDTPNTPTIDTLVAAANQLAPRNEADGGAWTAADTLKNVVLAVTLPTGERQIVVIGVPGDRAVDLKRVEANIGSHLPIAGEIGLEAANEEDLKKLPWLVKGYIGPGLSLDQPVLGLEGSSKVLFLVDPRVVSGTRWVTGANAEGKHVFGLVAGRDFTWDGVIESTEVRAGDPAPDGSGPLETARGIEMGHIFQLGRKYAEALDLKVLDQNGKQVVVTMGSYGVGVTRAVAALAEANHDERGIVWPRSVAPADVHVVAVGRGDDIFDAAEKLSIELEAAGLEVIFDDRPKVSPGVKFGDAELVGVPTILAVGRGLVDGVVEIKDRRSGDAENIPVDKAVDYVVNAVRSR, from the coding sequence GTGGTCCTTCGCCTTTCCCAGTTATTCCTGCGCACCCTGCGTGAAGATCCCGTCGACGCCGAGGTCGCCAGTCACAAGCTTCTGGTCCGCGCCGGCTATATCCGCCGTGCGGCTCCCGGTATCTACACCTGGCTCCCGCTGGGCCTGAGCGTCCTGCGCAAGGTTGAGGAAATCATCCGCCAGGAAATGTCCGCCATCGGAGCCCAGGAAGTCCACTTCCCGGCGTTGCTCCCGCGCGAACCCTACGAGGCCACCAACCGCTGGACCGAGTACGGCGAAGGCCTGTTCCGTCTCCAGGACCGTAAGGGCGCCGACTACCTCCTTGCCCCCACGCACGAAGAAATGTTCACGCTGCTGGTGAAGGATCTGTACTCCTCGTACAAGGACCTGCCGCTGAGCCTGTACCAGATCCAGAACAAGTACCGTGATGAAGCACGTCCCCGCGCCGGGCTCCTCCGCGGCCGGGAATTCATCATGAAGGATTCCTACTCCTTTGACGTTGACGACGCCGGTTTGGACGCCAGTTACGCCGCCCACCGTGCCGCGTACCTGAAGATCTTCGAGCGCCTGGGCCTGGAAGTCATTCCGGTTGCCGCCACCGCCGGTGCCATGGGTGGTTCCAAGAGCGAGGAATTCCTGTTCCCCACCGAGATCGGCGAGGACACCTTCGTTCGCTCGGCCGGTGGATACTACGCCAACGTGGAAGCCGTCACCACGGTTGTTCCGGCGGACATCGACTTCACGAACGCTCCGGCAGCCGAAGTCCTTGATACGCCGAACACGCCGACCATCGATACCCTGGTCGCGGCAGCCAACCAGCTGGCTCCGCGCAACGAGGCCGACGGCGGCGCATGGACTGCCGCCGATACCCTCAAGAACGTGGTCCTTGCCGTGACGCTGCCCACCGGTGAGCGCCAGATCGTCGTCATCGGCGTACCGGGCGACCGGGCCGTGGACCTCAAGCGCGTGGAAGCCAACATCGGTTCCCACCTGCCGATCGCCGGTGAGATCGGCCTCGAGGCCGCCAACGAAGAGGACCTCAAGAAACTCCCATGGCTGGTCAAGGGCTACATCGGCCCTGGCCTGTCGCTGGACCAGCCTGTGCTGGGTCTTGAGGGGTCCTCCAAGGTGCTGTTCCTCGTGGATCCCCGCGTGGTTTCCGGCACCCGCTGGGTCACCGGCGCCAACGCTGAAGGCAAGCACGTCTTCGGCCTGGTGGCCGGCCGCGACTTCACCTGGGACGGCGTCATCGAAAGCACCGAAGTGCGCGCGGGCGATCCTGCGCCGGATGGCTCGGGACCCCTGGAAACCGCTCGTGGCATAGAGATGGGCCACATCTTCCAGCTTGGCCGCAAATATGCCGAAGCCCTCGACCTGAAGGTCCTGGACCAGAACGGCAAGCAGGTGGTGGTCACGATGGGTTCCTATGGCGTTGGTGTTACCCGTGCCGTGGCGGCCCTGGCTGAAGCCAACCATGACGAGCGCGGCATCGTGTGGCCGCGCTCGGTTGCTCCGGCAGACGTCCACGTGGTGGCCGTTGGCCGCGGCGACGACATCTTTGATGCTGCCGAGAAGCTCTCCATTGAACTCGAGGCCGCAGGCCTGGAGGTCATCTTCGACGACCGTCCCAAGGTTTCACCAGGCGTGAAATTCGGTGATGCCGAGCTCGTAGGCGTTCCCACCATCCTGGCCGTTGGCCGTGGACTCGTGGACGGCGTCGTGGAAATCAAGGACCGCCGCAGCGGTGACGCCGAGAACATCCCGGTGGACAAGGCCGTGGATTACGTGGTCAACGCCGTACGCTCCCGGTGA
- a CDS encoding DcrB/PsbP domain-containing protein → MNKNALRGFAVSGLLVMGLTACGGAGTSTDAASAPASETATPTPTTVEFRTYSKAELTKMVGDVRDGKGTRLMVMPDDRLADTLQQVKDLVANSVIEPASCTSFLTGGGIQMEEGATMSIGASASSTAETAYLLSLFSGAAEDKVKAVAENSAKDLAACGDIQMTVMGNAVHASIKTLPTSAKTPGAIAYHSTAAGPAGSQEQLFVSTVKSGVVLVAQSTGTKVSDSDLPKLEAMLDQAADLIK, encoded by the coding sequence ATGAATAAGAATGCGCTGCGCGGTTTTGCCGTGTCAGGACTGTTGGTCATGGGCCTCACCGCATGCGGCGGTGCCGGCACTTCCACGGACGCCGCGTCCGCTCCGGCCAGCGAAACTGCGACGCCGACGCCGACGACCGTTGAGTTCCGCACGTACTCAAAGGCGGAGCTAACAAAGATGGTCGGAGATGTCCGTGACGGCAAAGGCACCAGACTTATGGTGATGCCTGACGACCGCTTGGCAGACACCCTGCAGCAGGTGAAGGACCTTGTGGCGAACAGCGTCATTGAGCCCGCGTCCTGCACCAGCTTCCTGACTGGTGGCGGTATCCAGATGGAAGAAGGAGCCACGATGAGCATCGGCGCCTCGGCCAGTTCAACGGCAGAGACGGCTTACCTGCTGTCTTTGTTCTCCGGTGCTGCAGAGGACAAGGTCAAAGCCGTCGCCGAGAACAGTGCCAAGGATCTCGCTGCCTGTGGTGACATCCAGATGACGGTCATGGGAAATGCGGTACACGCCAGCATCAAGACGCTGCCCACCTCCGCCAAGACTCCGGGGGCCATTGCCTACCACAGCACCGCGGCGGGGCCAGCTGGATCGCAGGAACAGTTGTTCGTCAGCACGGTCAAGAGCGGAGTCGTCCTGGTGGCACAGTCCACCGGTACGAAGGTCTCGGACTCCGATCTTCCCAAGCTTGAGGCGATGCTGGACCAGGCTGCCGATCTCATCAAGTAG
- a CDS encoding DUF4439 domain-containing protein: MNGQTSEKRRAPAWGRVLLVAVVALLVAGTGMVLIPRDSGTPPPVSFSEAARTDAAKEAAALLEAAQALAEAEGKDAKNPGLGGLVTLLTTHARALMVPEDATGAAATHPTPQATPATKTASVAPATRASLVEELALSGRKRLAAAREADGGIARLLASVGTAQLLHAETLAAQWQLPLPVEPPADSKTLLASTVPAATPTAASCPSVSPTPKPSSATTDAALAAAVRSQQEAVYAYQVALKRLENSAGTAAARGLEVHVLLLRQAEALTRANCGDVPATTAGYQLPELFAQDPATALAALETSSLPRFGDLVALSTGETRGWAVDGLLAAARRSVAWGASLPALPGLKLDADTLPSLPTPGAVSSRAQASTGG; encoded by the coding sequence GTGAACGGGCAAACAAGCGAAAAACGACGAGCACCAGCATGGGGCAGGGTTCTGCTGGTTGCCGTGGTGGCTTTGCTGGTGGCTGGCACCGGGATGGTGCTGATTCCGCGCGATTCCGGGACTCCTCCGCCCGTTTCGTTCTCCGAAGCTGCCCGCACTGATGCCGCGAAAGAGGCCGCGGCTTTGCTCGAAGCAGCCCAAGCCCTCGCGGAAGCCGAGGGGAAGGACGCCAAAAACCCGGGCCTTGGCGGTCTTGTGACATTGCTGACAACCCACGCGCGGGCACTGATGGTTCCGGAAGATGCTACCGGCGCAGCTGCCACCCATCCCACTCCCCAGGCCACACCAGCTACGAAAACCGCATCAGTCGCACCGGCAACACGCGCTTCCCTGGTTGAAGAGCTCGCTCTGAGCGGCCGGAAACGCCTTGCGGCTGCACGGGAAGCCGACGGCGGGATCGCCCGCCTGCTGGCCTCCGTCGGCACCGCCCAACTGCTCCACGCTGAGACACTTGCTGCCCAGTGGCAATTACCGTTGCCCGTGGAGCCGCCGGCGGACAGCAAGACACTGCTTGCTTCGACGGTTCCGGCGGCGACGCCAACCGCGGCATCCTGTCCCTCAGTCAGCCCCACACCGAAGCCCTCGTCGGCAACTACCGATGCTGCGCTTGCTGCGGCAGTCCGTTCACAACAAGAAGCGGTGTACGCCTACCAGGTCGCCCTGAAAAGGCTGGAGAACAGTGCCGGCACCGCTGCGGCAAGGGGTTTGGAAGTGCACGTCCTTTTGCTTCGGCAGGCAGAAGCGCTGACCCGTGCCAATTGCGGGGACGTCCCAGCCACAACGGCCGGCTATCAGCTTCCGGAGCTGTTTGCGCAGGATCCCGCTACGGCCCTCGCCGCCTTGGAAACGTCGTCATTGCCGCGCTTCGGGGACTTGGTGGCCTTGTCCACCGGTGAGACCCGCGGGTGGGCCGTGGACGGCCTTCTGGCGGCGGCCCGCAGGAGCGTCGCCTGGGGTGCCTCACTTCCCGCACTGCCTGGACTCAAGCTCGACGCCGATACCTTGCCTTCCTTGCCCACTCCGGGCGCTGTTTCCTCCCGCGCCCAGGCATCCACCGGCGGATAA
- a CDS encoding ABC transporter ATP-binding protein: MSRTPQPAAPSAAAVAIAATDLHVSLGRNRVLRGLDFTVAPGQVAGLLGPSGSGKTTLMRAIVGVQRITRGSITVLGQAAGSAPLRHDVGYVTQGASVYGDLSVEANVRYFGAMHSATAADAAEAIAAVGLRDLARQKAADLSGGQFSRVSLACALVAHPRVLVLDEPTVGLDPVLRAELWERFAAMAAAGTTLLVSSHVMEEASHCSTLLLLRQGLLLAQLTPAELAERGQSVDLERAFLTIIRAADRGRHENQVAS; encoded by the coding sequence ATGTCGCGCACTCCCCAACCTGCCGCTCCCTCCGCTGCTGCCGTTGCCATCGCAGCAACGGATCTCCATGTTTCCTTGGGCCGCAACAGAGTCCTCCGCGGCCTCGATTTCACGGTAGCGCCGGGGCAGGTAGCAGGACTGCTTGGCCCCTCGGGAAGCGGCAAGACCACGCTCATGCGCGCCATCGTCGGAGTCCAGCGGATCACCCGCGGATCCATCACCGTGCTGGGACAGGCCGCAGGCAGCGCCCCCCTCAGGCACGACGTCGGATATGTCACCCAGGGCGCCAGCGTCTATGGAGACCTCAGCGTCGAAGCGAACGTCCGCTATTTTGGCGCCATGCACAGCGCGACGGCGGCAGACGCCGCCGAGGCGATTGCCGCCGTCGGGCTTCGGGATCTTGCCCGGCAAAAGGCGGCCGATCTTTCAGGCGGACAGTTCAGCCGGGTGTCGTTGGCCTGCGCACTGGTGGCCCACCCGAGAGTCCTCGTCCTGGACGAGCCCACGGTGGGGCTGGATCCCGTTCTTCGGGCCGAACTGTGGGAGCGGTTCGCCGCCATGGCCGCAGCCGGCACAACCCTGCTGGTCTCCAGCCACGTCATGGAGGAAGCGTCCCATTGCTCCACCTTGCTGTTGCTCAGGCAAGGACTCCTGCTCGCCCAGCTCACGCCGGCCGAACTTGCCGAACGCGGCCAGAGCGTGGACCTCGAGCGGGCGTTCCTGACCATCATCCGGGCTGCGGACCGTGGCCGGCACGAAAACCAGGTGGCATCATGA
- the ispG gene encoding flavodoxin-dependent (E)-4-hydroxy-3-methylbut-2-enyl-diphosphate synthase → MTSVSLGMPAAPPPVLAPRRKTRQIKVGSVGVGSDSPISVQSMTTTPTTDINATLQQIAELTASGCDIVRVACPSADDAEALPIIARKSQIPVIADIHFQPKYVFAAIEAGCAAVRVNPGNIRKFDDQVKEIAAAARDHGTSIRIGVNAGSLEPGILKKYGKATPEALVESAVWEASLFEEHGFHDFKISVKHNDPVIMVAAYEMLAEKGDWPLHLGVTEAGPAFQGTIKSATAFGALLSRGIGDTIRVSLSAPPVEEIKVGNQILQSLNLRPRKLEIVSCPSCGRAQVDVYTLAEQVTAGLEGMEIPLRVAVMGCVVNGPGEAREADLGVASGNGKGQIFVKGEVIKTVPESEIVETLIEEAMRIAEEMGEADGEDAVKGSPVVSVS, encoded by the coding sequence CCCACCACCCGTTCTTGCCCCGCGCCGCAAGACGCGACAAATCAAGGTTGGTTCGGTTGGCGTTGGCTCTGATTCGCCGATCAGTGTTCAATCCATGACCACTACGCCAACCACGGACATCAACGCCACCCTCCAGCAGATCGCGGAACTGACTGCATCAGGGTGCGACATTGTGCGCGTTGCCTGCCCCTCCGCTGATGATGCCGAAGCGTTGCCGATCATCGCCCGGAAGTCGCAGATTCCGGTGATCGCCGACATCCACTTCCAGCCCAAGTACGTCTTCGCCGCCATCGAAGCAGGTTGTGCCGCCGTCCGCGTGAACCCGGGCAACATCCGCAAGTTCGATGACCAGGTCAAGGAAATCGCGGCAGCGGCCCGGGACCACGGCACGTCCATCCGCATCGGCGTCAACGCGGGTTCCCTGGAGCCCGGCATCCTGAAGAAGTACGGCAAGGCAACGCCCGAGGCGCTGGTTGAATCCGCCGTGTGGGAGGCCTCGCTGTTCGAAGAACACGGATTCCACGACTTCAAGATCTCCGTGAAGCACAACGACCCCGTGATCATGGTGGCCGCCTACGAGATGCTGGCAGAGAAGGGCGACTGGCCCCTCCACCTCGGTGTGACGGAGGCCGGACCGGCTTTCCAGGGAACCATCAAGTCGGCCACGGCCTTCGGTGCGCTCCTGTCCCGCGGCATCGGCGACACCATCCGCGTTTCCCTGTCCGCCCCACCGGTGGAGGAAATCAAGGTTGGCAACCAGATCCTCCAGTCCCTCAACCTCCGCCCACGCAAGCTCGAGATCGTCTCCTGCCCGTCCTGTGGCCGCGCCCAGGTGGATGTCTACACCCTCGCCGAGCAGGTAACTGCCGGCCTGGAAGGCATGGAGATTCCGTTGCGCGTTGCGGTGATGGGCTGTGTAGTCAACGGACCCGGTGAAGCACGCGAAGCAGACCTCGGTGTGGCCTCCGGAAACGGCAAGGGCCAGATTTTCGTGAAGGGCGAAGTCATTAAGACTGTGCCCGAGAGCGAAATTGTTGAGACACTGATCGAAGAGGCCATGCGTATCGCTGAAGAGATGGGGGAGGCCGATGGCGAAGATGCTGTCAAGGGTAGCCCCGTGGTTAGCGTCTCGTAA
- a CDS encoding sulfite exporter TauE/SafE family protein, producing MISGFESIQLTTIILIVVAGFAAGWIDAVVGGGGLIQLPALLLVPGISPVQALATNKMGSIFGTTTSAVTYYRRVGPDLKTAIPMAVIALAGSFGGAILAASLPASVFKPIIVLALVAVAVFTAMRPSAGELTALRHDGHKHYVVACLIGGVIGFYDGLIGPGTGSFLVIALVSAMGYAFLEASAKAKIVNMATNAGALIFFLPHGSLLWGVGLVLGLANMAGGYLGARTAVARGSKFVRLVFLVVVAALIVKLGADVWNENFA from the coding sequence GTGATTTCCGGCTTCGAATCGATCCAGCTCACCACCATCATCCTGATCGTGGTGGCTGGATTCGCAGCCGGTTGGATCGATGCAGTCGTTGGTGGCGGGGGACTGATCCAGCTCCCCGCCCTTCTGCTGGTACCGGGCATCAGCCCTGTCCAGGCGCTGGCGACCAACAAAATGGGGTCCATCTTCGGGACCACCACCAGCGCGGTGACGTACTACCGCCGTGTTGGTCCGGACCTCAAGACCGCGATTCCCATGGCTGTGATTGCTTTGGCCGGAAGCTTCGGCGGCGCCATCCTGGCCGCGTCCTTGCCGGCAAGCGTCTTCAAGCCGATCATCGTGCTGGCGCTGGTCGCCGTCGCAGTTTTCACCGCGATGCGTCCCAGTGCAGGTGAGCTGACGGCATTGCGCCACGATGGCCACAAACACTATGTCGTGGCCTGCCTGATCGGCGGCGTCATTGGTTTTTATGACGGCCTGATCGGCCCGGGAACGGGCTCGTTCCTGGTCATTGCCCTGGTTTCGGCCATGGGCTACGCCTTCCTTGAAGCGAGCGCCAAGGCGAAGATCGTGAATATGGCAACCAACGCAGGGGCGCTGATCTTCTTCCTGCCGCACGGCTCGCTCCTCTGGGGCGTAGGCCTGGTCCTGGGCCTCGCCAACATGGCCGGAGGCTATCTGGGTGCCAGGACAGCCGTGGCCAGGGGGAGCAAGTTCGTACGCCTCGTCTTCCTGGTGGTGGTCGCCGCGTTGATCGTCAAACTGGGCGCGGACGTCTGGAACGAGAACTTCGCCTAA
- a CDS encoding ABC transporter permease, with amino-acid sequence MTLATTARVLGQLRHDHRSVAMILVVPALLLTAVYFLYENESLPPGVPRTFDRVGLMMLAIFPFVVMFLVTSITMLRERTSGTLERLLTTPIHKADLLFGYALAFSIMAALQSLVATAVAYWIFDLDIKGSPGLVVLIAVINAVLGVALGLLCSAFARTEFQAVQFMPVVVVPQILLCGLFVAREHMNEVLDGISGVLPLTFSVDALKEIAGNSEATSAMWQDASVMAAIVVGVLVLASLTLRRQTR; translated from the coding sequence ATGACGCTGGCTACGACCGCCCGGGTCCTGGGCCAGCTGCGTCACGACCACCGAAGCGTGGCAATGATCCTCGTTGTTCCCGCCCTCCTGCTGACGGCCGTCTACTTCCTCTATGAGAACGAATCCCTGCCGCCCGGGGTACCGCGCACGTTCGACCGTGTGGGCCTGATGATGCTGGCGATCTTTCCCTTCGTTGTGATGTTCCTGGTGACGTCCATCACCATGCTGCGGGAACGCACCTCCGGGACCTTGGAGCGGTTACTCACCACTCCTATCCACAAAGCCGATCTCCTGTTCGGATACGCCTTGGCCTTCTCCATCATGGCGGCCCTGCAGTCCCTGGTGGCCACAGCGGTGGCGTACTGGATCTTTGACTTGGATATCAAGGGAAGCCCTGGCCTGGTGGTGCTGATCGCCGTCATCAACGCGGTATTGGGTGTCGCCCTGGGCCTGTTGTGTTCGGCGTTCGCGCGGACGGAGTTCCAAGCCGTGCAGTTCATGCCGGTAGTGGTTGTTCCGCAGATCCTGCTGTGCGGACTCTTTGTTGCGCGGGAGCACATGAATGAGGTCCTGGACGGCATCTCGGGCGTCCTGCCGCTGACTTTCTCGGTGGACGCCCTGAAGGAGATCGCAGGCAATTCCGAGGCGACGTCGGCGATGTGGCAGGACGCCTCGGTAATGGCTGCGATCGTGGTAGGCGTATTGGTCCTGGCGTCGCTGACCCTGCGGCGACAAACGCGATGA